One genomic region from Gossypium hirsutum isolate 1008001.06 chromosome D13, Gossypium_hirsutum_v2.1, whole genome shotgun sequence encodes:
- the LOC121225187 gene encoding uncharacterized protein isoform X2 has product MEFSGTWRIHCVMGSRSCDCLIAVPMGNQGSILGVEVDLPTKSYVTELIGEQESKGIGKIARPEDGGFLKPHIFTLTIPQIDGGTNISIKIRWSQMLSYNAGRFSLTVPFCFPEYVTPAIKKISKKEKIELNVNSGVANGILCKATSHPLKEIRRHEGKFSFLYEAEIFKWSNTDFRFSYSVSSGNIFGGILLQSLYDYDQSDMFCIYLFPGSEQNRKVFKEEVVFVVDISESMQGRPLESTKSAISAALSKLSPEDSFNIIAFSNEAFQFSTSMELASKDAIERATAWISMKYTVGGSTNLFIPLEKAADMLSNTRGSIPMIFLVTDGSVEDERNICHWMQKRLTNQGVLCPSIHTFGIGSFCNHYFLRMLAMIGRGEYGAAFDLDSIEVQMNKLFSKGLSTVLANITIDAFDDCEEIEVYSSRIPDLSLESPLTIYGRYQGSFPDNLKVKGILGDLSSFTMDLKIRRAKDIPLDSVLARRQIDLLTAQAWFSENKRLEEKVAKLSIQTCNISEYTRMTLLEKNIMKHFGAWKKKGDPQKIVESGPPEMILLQRLSVGFGDQIATAENIRPGSQEPELPEVAKIFIKTTSNYFGGICNRCCCMGCIRCCSKMNNQCATTLTQLCTALACIGCLHCCSESCCPNQDD; this is encoded by the exons ATGGAAT TTTCAGGTACGTGGAGGATTCATTGCGTTATGGGTAGCCGTTCTTGTGATTGTCTTATTGCTGTCCCTATGGGTAACCAG GGTTCAATTCTAGGTGTTGAAGTTGATCTTCCTACAAAATCTTATGTTACTGAACTGATTGGAGAACAAGAAAGTAAGGGTATTGGAAAGATAGCAAGACCAGAAGATGGAGGATTTTTGAAGCCTCATATATTTACTTTAACGATACCGCAG ATCGATGGTGGTACTAATATTTCGATTAAGATTCGTTGGTCTCAGATGTTGTCGTATAACGCGGGCCGGTTTTCGTTGACTGTACCGTTTTGTTTTCCGGAGTATGTTACCCCTGCTATAAAGAAAATTTCGAAGAAGGAAAAGATAGAATTGAATGTGAACTCTGGTGTAGCGAATGGAATCTTGTGCAAGGCAACTAGTCATCCTTTGAAG GAAATAAGACGCCATGAAGGGAAGTTCAGTTTCTTATATGAAGCTGAAATTTTCAAATGGTCGAATACTGACTTCCGCTTCTCATATAGT GTTTCTTCCGGTAACATATTTGGAGGCATACTTTTGCAGTCTTTATATGATTACGACCAAAGTGATATGTTCTGTATTTATCTTTTCCCTGGAAGTGAGCAGAATAGGAAG GTGTTCAAAGAGGAAGTCGTATTTGTTGTTGATATAAGTGAAAGCATGCAAGGGAGACCACTCGAGAGTACCAAGAGTGCAATATCTGCAGCCCTTTCTAAGCTCAGTCCAGAAGATTCGTTTAACATTATAGCTTTTAGTAATGAGgcttttcaattttcaacatcCATGGAGTTGGCTTCGAAGGACGCGATTGAAAGGGCCACTGCTTGGATTAGTATGAAATATACCGTGGGGGGCAGTACAAATTTGTTTATTCCACTGGAAAAG GCGGCTGACATGCTATCAAACACTCGAGGTTCAATTCCTATGATTTTTCTTGTTACTGATGGGTCTGTTGAAGATGAGAGAAACATTTGTCACTGGATGCAAAAGCGTTTGACAAATCAAGGAGTGTTATGTCCATCCATCCATACTTTCGGCATAG GTTCATTCTGTAATCATTATTTCCTGCGCATGCTTGCCATGATTGGCCGGGGGGAATATGGTGCTGCTTTCGATTTAG ATTCTATTGAGGTTcagatgaataaattatttagcaAAGGTTTATCTACTGTTCTCGCAAACATCACCATTGATGCATTTGATGATTGTGAAGAAATAGAG GTGTACTCTTCACGGATTCCTGACCTTTCACTTGAAAGTCCATTGACCATATACGGGAGGTACCAGGGCAGTTTTCCCGACAACCTTAAAGTTAAAGGTATATTAGGTGATTTGAGTAGCTTTACAATGGACTTGAAGATACGGAGGGCTAAGGATATACCTCTTGACAGC GTGTTAGCAAGACGGCAGATTGATCTACTAACAGCTCAGGCTTGGTTTTCAGAAAATAAACGGCTCGAGGAGAAG GTTGCAAAGTTGAGCATACAAACTTGCAACATCTCCGAGTATACCCGAATGACCCTTCTCGAGAAAAATATAATGAAACATTTTGGAGCTTGGAAG AAGAAAGGTGATCCACAGAAAATCGTGGAATCTGGACCGCCCGAAATGATACTGCTTCAAAGACTTTCAGTTGGCTTCGGTGACCAGATTGCAACTGCCGAAAACATTCGTCCTGGATCTCAAGAACCAGAATTGCCCGAAGTTGCCAAGATATTTATTAAGACAACCTCGAATTACTTCGGTGGGATATGTAATCGATGCTGTTGCATGGGCTGCATCCGGTGTTGTTCGAAGATGAATAATCAATGTGCCACCACGTTAACACAGCTATGCACCGCCCTGGCATGCATCGGCTGCCTTCATTGTTGCTCAGAATCATGTTGTCCTAACCAAGACGATTGA
- the LOC121225002 gene encoding uncharacterized mitochondrial protein AtMg00820-like, whose protein sequence is MTPVHTAQGTPVVNVPMVTRVNSLNEVSVLSVDTLVQSPCVSFSSRRSSFAMQDECWQAAIHNELQVLLQNKHRLFVLCLLIGRSLDASGCLSEKEADETVERYKARLVAKGFSQHAGFNFCDMFSPVVKATTIRAVLAIVVIKRLVIKAS, encoded by the exons ATGACACCAGTTCATACAGCTCAGGGTACTCCAGTAGTTAATGTTCCAATGGTTACTCGTGTTAATTCCTTGAATGAGGTTTCTGTGCTCAGTGTTGATACTCTAGTACAGTCCCCTTGTGTAAGTTTCAGCTCTAGAAGGTCTAGTTTTG CAATGCAAGATGAGTGTTGGCAAGCAGCGATACATAATGAGTTACAGGTTCTTCTTCAAAATAAACATAGGCTATTTGTCCTCTGTCTGCTAATAGGAAGGTCATTGGATGCAAGTGGCTGTTTAAGTGAAAAAGAGGCTGATGAGACCGTGGAGAGGTATAAGGCACGATTGGTGGCTAAAGGTTTTTCTCAACATGCTGGATTTAATTTTTGCGACATGTTTAGTCCAGTAGTTAAGGCAACAACTATACGGGCTGTTCTAGCTATTGTAGTCATAAAAAGGCTGGTCATTAAGGCAAGTTGA
- the LOC121225187 gene encoding uncharacterized protein isoform X1, whose translation MAPPLMERSTNWYLPSAPMVYAVISDPRMVDNPDMPSYQPYVHGMYDPPALIPLQMMGVNLNVDCYVDTAIIVVSGTWRIHCVMGSRSCDCLIAVPMGNQGSILGVEVDLPTKSYVTELIGEQESKGIGKIARPEDGGFLKPHIFTLTIPQIDGGTNISIKIRWSQMLSYNAGRFSLTVPFCFPEYVTPAIKKISKKEKIELNVNSGVANGILCKATSHPLKEIRRHEGKFSFLYEAEIFKWSNTDFRFSYSVSSGNIFGGILLQSLYDYDQSDMFCIYLFPGSEQNRKVFKEEVVFVVDISESMQGRPLESTKSAISAALSKLSPEDSFNIIAFSNEAFQFSTSMELASKDAIERATAWISMKYTVGGSTNLFIPLEKAADMLSNTRGSIPMIFLVTDGSVEDERNICHWMQKRLTNQGVLCPSIHTFGIGSFCNHYFLRMLAMIGRGEYGAAFDLDSIEVQMNKLFSKGLSTVLANITIDAFDDCEEIEVYSSRIPDLSLESPLTIYGRYQGSFPDNLKVKGILGDLSSFTMDLKIRRAKDIPLDSVLARRQIDLLTAQAWFSENKRLEEKVAKLSIQTCNISEYTRMTLLEKNIMKHFGAWKKKGDPQKIVESGPPEMILLQRLSVGFGDQIATAENIRPGSQEPELPEVAKIFIKTTSNYFGGICNRCCCMGCIRCCSKMNNQCATTLTQLCTALACIGCLHCCSESCCPNQDD comes from the exons ATGGCACCACCGTTAATGGAGAGGTCAACGAATTGGTACTTACCTTCAGCTCCGATGGTTTACGCTGTTATATCCGACCCGAGAATGGTTGACAACCCGGATATGCCGAGTTACCAGCCTTACGTGCATGGAATGTATGACCCACCGGCTTTGATTCCTCTTCAGATGATGGGTGTTAATTTAAACGTGGATTGTTATGTGGATACCGCTATTATTGTAGTTTCAGGTACGTGGAGGATTCATTGCGTTATGGGTAGCCGTTCTTGTGATTGTCTTATTGCTGTCCCTATGGGTAACCAG GGTTCAATTCTAGGTGTTGAAGTTGATCTTCCTACAAAATCTTATGTTACTGAACTGATTGGAGAACAAGAAAGTAAGGGTATTGGAAAGATAGCAAGACCAGAAGATGGAGGATTTTTGAAGCCTCATATATTTACTTTAACGATACCGCAG ATCGATGGTGGTACTAATATTTCGATTAAGATTCGTTGGTCTCAGATGTTGTCGTATAACGCGGGCCGGTTTTCGTTGACTGTACCGTTTTGTTTTCCGGAGTATGTTACCCCTGCTATAAAGAAAATTTCGAAGAAGGAAAAGATAGAATTGAATGTGAACTCTGGTGTAGCGAATGGAATCTTGTGCAAGGCAACTAGTCATCCTTTGAAG GAAATAAGACGCCATGAAGGGAAGTTCAGTTTCTTATATGAAGCTGAAATTTTCAAATGGTCGAATACTGACTTCCGCTTCTCATATAGT GTTTCTTCCGGTAACATATTTGGAGGCATACTTTTGCAGTCTTTATATGATTACGACCAAAGTGATATGTTCTGTATTTATCTTTTCCCTGGAAGTGAGCAGAATAGGAAG GTGTTCAAAGAGGAAGTCGTATTTGTTGTTGATATAAGTGAAAGCATGCAAGGGAGACCACTCGAGAGTACCAAGAGTGCAATATCTGCAGCCCTTTCTAAGCTCAGTCCAGAAGATTCGTTTAACATTATAGCTTTTAGTAATGAGgcttttcaattttcaacatcCATGGAGTTGGCTTCGAAGGACGCGATTGAAAGGGCCACTGCTTGGATTAGTATGAAATATACCGTGGGGGGCAGTACAAATTTGTTTATTCCACTGGAAAAG GCGGCTGACATGCTATCAAACACTCGAGGTTCAATTCCTATGATTTTTCTTGTTACTGATGGGTCTGTTGAAGATGAGAGAAACATTTGTCACTGGATGCAAAAGCGTTTGACAAATCAAGGAGTGTTATGTCCATCCATCCATACTTTCGGCATAG GTTCATTCTGTAATCATTATTTCCTGCGCATGCTTGCCATGATTGGCCGGGGGGAATATGGTGCTGCTTTCGATTTAG ATTCTATTGAGGTTcagatgaataaattatttagcaAAGGTTTATCTACTGTTCTCGCAAACATCACCATTGATGCATTTGATGATTGTGAAGAAATAGAG GTGTACTCTTCACGGATTCCTGACCTTTCACTTGAAAGTCCATTGACCATATACGGGAGGTACCAGGGCAGTTTTCCCGACAACCTTAAAGTTAAAGGTATATTAGGTGATTTGAGTAGCTTTACAATGGACTTGAAGATACGGAGGGCTAAGGATATACCTCTTGACAGC GTGTTAGCAAGACGGCAGATTGATCTACTAACAGCTCAGGCTTGGTTTTCAGAAAATAAACGGCTCGAGGAGAAG GTTGCAAAGTTGAGCATACAAACTTGCAACATCTCCGAGTATACCCGAATGACCCTTCTCGAGAAAAATATAATGAAACATTTTGGAGCTTGGAAG AAGAAAGGTGATCCACAGAAAATCGTGGAATCTGGACCGCCCGAAATGATACTGCTTCAAAGACTTTCAGTTGGCTTCGGTGACCAGATTGCAACTGCCGAAAACATTCGTCCTGGATCTCAAGAACCAGAATTGCCCGAAGTTGCCAAGATATTTATTAAGACAACCTCGAATTACTTCGGTGGGATATGTAATCGATGCTGTTGCATGGGCTGCATCCGGTGTTGTTCGAAGATGAATAATCAATGTGCCACCACGTTAACACAGCTATGCACCGCCCTGGCATGCATCGGCTGCCTTCATTGTTGCTCAGAATCATGTTGTCCTAACCAAGACGATTGA
- the LOC107942561 gene encoding beta-galactosidase, giving the protein MWPDLIRKAKEGGLDAVETYVFWNAHEPTRRQYDFSGNLDLIRFLKTIQDQGLYAILRIGPYTCAEWNYGGFPVWLHNMPGVSLRTKNDVFMNEMKNFTTLIVDMVKKEKLFASQGGNIILAQVENEYGNVMEPYGDEGKSYINWCAQMADSLDIGVPWIMCQQAAPPKPMLETCNGWYCDEYKPKDPNTPKLWTENWTGWFKSWGGADPFRTAEDLAYSVARFFQKGGTLQNYYMYHGGTNFGRTSGGPYITTTYDYNAPLDEYGNLNQPKWGHLKQLHDVLHSIEYILTNGDVKNEKLSNLVMATIYETKEKSSCFLSNTNTKIDANVNFGGINYFVPAWSISILPDCREEAYNTAKVSAQTSLMIKKLNKAEDEPSSLKWMWRPELIESTSVQGRGDVSVNKIVDQKDMANDASDYLWYMTSINVAKDDPMLNGTVTLRVNDTGHVLHAFFNGEYIGSQWSKYGNNNVTYVFERNVNLSLGKNLISLLSVTVGFKNYGPMFDLVGAGITSPIELVLNKNVVKDLSSNKWTYKVGLNGISNKFFDTDCASKSSSKWVSDPIPVDKNFTWYKTTFKAPLGNKPVVVDLLGLGKGMAWVNGHSLGRYWPSYIADKQLCKTETCDYRGRYSDSKCVSKCGEPTQRWYHVPRSFLKDSENTLVLFEEFGGNPSGVQFQTVEIGSVCINTHEGKEVELSCQDRPISKIKFASFGSPQGVCGSFDKSEFDSEVDALSILEKECLGKESCSFKITEEKFGRPSCEVKN; this is encoded by the exons atgtGGCCGGATCTTATAAGAAAAGCCAAAGAAGGTGGATTGGATGCGGTTGAAACATATGTTTTTTGGAATGCACATGAGCCAACTCGTCGTCAGTATGATTTTAGTGGAAATCTTGATCTTATTCGATTTCTTAAAACGATTCAAGACCAAGGTTTATATGCAATTCTTCGAATTGGACCTTATACCTGTGCTGAGTGGAATTATgg aggCTTCCCTGTATGGTTGCATAACATGCCTGGAGTTTCTCTTCGTACTAAAAACGATGTCTTTATG aatGAAATGAAAAACTTTACAACATTGATAGTTGATATGGTGAAAAAAGAGAAACTATTTGCATCTCAAGGAGGAAATATCATTCTAGCTCAG gttGAGAATGAATATGGAAATGTTATGGAACCATATGGAGACGAGGGGAAATCATATATTAATTGGTGTGCCCAAATGGCTGATTCTCTTGATATTGGTGTCCCGTGGATCATGTGTCAACAAGCTGCTCCACCAAAGCCTAtg CTGGAGACATGCAATGGTTGGTATTGTGATGAGTACAAACCAAAAGACCCTAATACCCCTAAATTGTGGACTGAAAATTGGACTGGATG GTTTAAGAGTTGGGGTGGTGCAGACCCATTTAGAACAGCTGAAGATCTTGCTTACTCTGTTGCTCGATTTTTCCAAAAGGGTGGTACACTACAAAATTATTACATG TATCATGGTGGTACCAATTTTGGTAGAACTTCTGGTGGCCCATATATTACCACTACATATGATTATAATGCACCTCTCGATGAATATG gaAATTTGAATCAACCAAAATGGGGACATTTGAAGCAGCTTCATGATGTTCTACATTCCATTGAGTATATTCTTACAAATGGAGACGTTAAAAATGAAAAACTCAGCAATTTAGTCATG gCTACTATTTATGAAACAAAGGAGAAATCAAGTTGTTTTTTGAGCAATACAAATACCAAAATAGATGCAAATGTCAACTTCGGAGGCATTAATTACTTTGTTCCAGCATGGTCTATTAGTATCCTTCCAGATTGTAGGGAGGAAGCATATAATACCGCTAAG gttTCTGCTCAAACTTCATTGATgattaagaaattgaacaaagCTGAAGATGAACCGAGTTCTTTGAAATGGATGTGGCGACCCGAGTTGATCGAATCTACTTCTGTTCAAGGAAGGGGAGATGTTTCCGTTAACAAGATTGTTGATCAAAAGGATATGGCAAATGATGCTAGTGATTATTTGTGGTATATGACAAG TATTAATGTTGCAAAAGATGATCCCATGTTGAATGGAACAGTGACACTTCGTGTCAATGATACTGGTCATGTTCTTCATGCTTTTTTCAATGGAGAATATATCG GTTCACAATGGTCAAAATATGGTAACAACAACGTGACATATGTTTTCGAGAGGAACGTCAACCTATCCCTCGGGAAAAACTTGATATCATTACTTAGTGTCACTGTTGGATTCAag AACTATGGTCCAATGTTTGATCTGGTTGGAGCTGGAATTACATCACCAATTGAGCTAGTTTTGAACAAAAATGTTGTCAAGGATTTGTCTTCAAATAAATGGACATATAAAGTTGGTTTGAATGGGATTTCAAACAAGTTTTTCGACACAGATTGTGCTTCAAAATCATCATCCAAATGGGTCTCTGACCCTATTCCGGTTGACAAGAACTTCACTTGGTACAAG aCAACATTCAAAGCTCCGTTGGGGAATAAACCAGTTGTTGTGGATTTACTAGGTTTAGGAAAGGGCATGGCTTGGGTAAATGGTCATAGCCTTGGTAGATATTGGCCATCTTATATAGCTGATAAGCAGCTTTGTAAGACAGAGACTTGTGACTATCGTGGTAGATACAGTGATAGTAAATGTGTCTCTAAGTGCGGTGAACCTACCCAAAGATG GTACCATGTTCCTCGATCATTTCTTAAAGACAGTGAGAACACTTTGGTATTGTTTGAGGAATTTGGTGGTAATCCTTCTGGTGTACAATTCCAAACCGTTGAAATCGGATCGGTTTGCATAAATACTCACGAAGGAAAAGAAGTGGAATTATCATGCCAGGATCGACCAATTTCAAAGATTAAGTTTGCTAGTTTTGGTAGTCCACAAGGTGTGTGCGGATCATTTGACAAAAGTGAATTTGACTCGGAAGTGGATGCTTTATCAATTCTTGAAAAG gAATGTCTGGGTAAAGAATCGTGCTCCTTCAAAATTACTGAAGAAAAATTCGGAAGACCTTCTTGTGAAGTAAAAAATTAG
- the LOC121225188 gene encoding protein STRICTOSIDINE SYNTHASE-LIKE 4: protein MAVFKKCLVFLLVLLTAFALQIIFFSPISPDILELPLTSPSASVPPSNNQLQKVIKLGEGLLEGPEDVAVDEDGALYTATRGGWIRRLHRNGSWEDWKKFESNTLLGIATPKRDGLIVCDADKGLLKFTDDGVTVLASHVDGSEIRFADDAIEASDGSIYFSVASTKYGLHDWTLDLLEAKPHGQILKYDPSTQHTSILLDGLYFANGVALSKDEDFLLICETFR from the exons ATGGCTGTCTTCAAAAAGTGTTTGGTCTTTCTGTTAGTTCTTCTTACAGCCTTTGCACTTCAAATCATCTTCTTCTCACCAATATCACCAGACATACTTGAACTACCATTAACATCACCTTCAGCTTCAGTTCCTCCATCAAACAACCAGTTACag AAAGTGATTAAACTTGGAGAAGGGTTGTTGGAAGGTCCGGAGGATGTCGCGGTGGATGAAGACGGCGCGTTGTATACGGCAACCCGTGGCGGGTGGATCAGGAGATTGCATCGAAATGGTTCATGGGAGGATTGGAAGAAATTTGAAAGCAATACTTTGCTTGGAATCGCAACACCTAAACGAGACGGTCTCATTGTTTGTGATGCCGATAAG GGTTTGCTTAAGTTTACAGATGATGGTGTAACAGTTCTTGCATCACATGTAGATGGTTCTGAAATCAG GTTTGCAGATGATGCGATTGAAGCATCGGATGGAAGTATCTATTTTAGTGTAGCAAGCACTAAATATGGACTCCACGACTGGACTCTGGATCTTCTAGAGGCAAAACCTCATGGCCAGATTCTTAAATATGACCCATCAACTCAACACACCTCCATTTTATTAGATGGTTTGTACTTTGCTAATGGTGTTGCACTCTCCAAAGATGAAGATTTTCTTCTTATATGTGAAACGTTCAGGTAA